In Streptomyces sp. NBC_01707, a genomic segment contains:
- a CDS encoding ectoine synthase: MIVRSFSDIENTDRHVKAASGTWESKRIVLAQEKVGFSLHETTMYAGTETSMWYANHIEAVLCVEGEAELTDDETGETHWITPGTMYLLDGHERHTMRPKTDFRCVCVFNPPVTGREEHDENGVYPVLTEEG; encoded by the coding sequence GTGATCGTCCGATCGTTCAGCGACATCGAGAACACCGACCGGCATGTGAAGGCCGCTTCCGGCACCTGGGAGAGCAAGCGCATCGTGCTCGCCCAGGAGAAGGTGGGCTTCTCACTCCACGAGACCACGATGTACGCAGGTACCGAGACGTCGATGTGGTACGCGAACCACATCGAGGCCGTCCTGTGTGTCGAGGGCGAGGCCGAGCTCACCGACGACGAGACCGGCGAGACTCACTGGATCACCCCCGGCACGATGTACCTGCTGGACGGTCACGAACGCCACACCATGCGCCCCAAGACCGACTTCCGCTGCGTCTGCGTCTTCAACCCTCCCGTCACCGGACGGGAGGAGCACGACGAGAACGGTGTCTATCCCGTACTGACCGAGGAGGGCTGA
- the ectB gene encoding diaminobutyrate--2-oxoglutarate transaminase, with translation MTITPPALSVFETLESEVRSYCRGWPAVFDRAQGARLTDEDGHSYLDFFAGAGSLNYGHNNPVLKRALIDYIERDGITHGLDMATTAKRAFLETFHNVVLRPRDLPYKVMFPGPTGTNAVEAALKLARKVKGRESIVSFTNAFHGMSLGSLAVTGNAFKRAGAGIPLVHGTPMPFDNYLDGRVPDFLWFERLLEDQGSGLNQPAAVIVETVQGEGGINVARPEWLRALADLCRRRDMLLIVDDIQMGCGRTGAFFSFEEAGITPDIVTLSKSISGYGLPMSLCLFNPELDIWGPGEHNGTFRGNNPAFVTAAAALDAYWADGQMEKQTLARGEQVEQALLAICDEHARLGAQSRGRGLVQALEFTDVSRAAAVCARAFELGLLVETSGPRSEVVKLLPPLTITPEELDEGLLTLARAVRDTA, from the coding sequence GTGACCATCACCCCGCCCGCCCTGAGCGTCTTCGAGACCCTTGAGTCGGAGGTCCGGAGCTACTGCCGCGGTTGGCCCGCCGTGTTCGACCGTGCGCAGGGCGCCCGGCTGACCGACGAGGACGGCCACTCCTACCTCGACTTCTTCGCCGGTGCAGGATCCCTCAACTACGGCCACAACAACCCGGTGTTGAAACGTGCGCTGATCGACTACATCGAGCGCGACGGCATCACCCACGGCCTGGACATGGCGACCACCGCGAAGCGCGCCTTCCTCGAGACCTTCCACAACGTCGTCCTACGGCCGCGCGACCTGCCGTACAAGGTGATGTTCCCCGGCCCGACCGGCACCAACGCGGTCGAGGCCGCGCTGAAGCTGGCCCGCAAGGTGAAAGGACGCGAGTCGATCGTCTCCTTCACCAACGCCTTCCACGGCATGTCGCTCGGCTCGCTCGCCGTCACCGGCAACGCCTTCAAGCGGGCCGGGGCCGGCATCCCGCTGGTGCACGGCACGCCGATGCCGTTCGACAACTACCTCGACGGCCGGGTCCCGGACTTCCTCTGGTTCGAGCGGCTCCTCGAGGACCAGGGTTCGGGTCTCAACCAGCCCGCGGCCGTGATCGTCGAAACGGTGCAGGGCGAGGGCGGCATCAATGTGGCGCGGCCCGAGTGGCTGCGGGCGCTGGCCGATCTCTGCCGCCGCCGCGACATGCTCCTCATCGTCGACGACATCCAGATGGGCTGCGGCCGCACCGGTGCGTTCTTCTCGTTCGAGGAGGCCGGCATCACCCCGGACATCGTCACCCTGTCGAAGTCCATCAGCGGCTACGGACTTCCCATGTCGCTCTGCCTGTTCAACCCGGAGCTGGACATCTGGGGACCGGGCGAGCACAACGGCACCTTCCGCGGCAACAACCCGGCGTTCGTCACCGCCGCCGCCGCGCTCGACGCCTACTGGGCGGACGGCCAGATGGAGAAGCAGACGCTGGCCCGCGGTGAGCAGGTCGAGCAGGCGCTGCTCGCGATCTGCGACGAACACGCCCGGCTCGGCGCGCAGTCCCGCGGCCGCGGCCTGGTCCAGGCGCTCGAGTTCACCGATGTCTCGCGCGCCGCCGCGGTCTGTGCGCGCGCGTTCGAGCTGGGGCTGCTGGTGGAGACCTCCGGCCCGCGGAGCGAGGTCGTGAAGCTGCTGCCGCCGCTGACCATCACTCCCGAAGAGCTGGACGAGGGCCTGCTCACGCTGGCCCGCGCGGTCCGCGACACCGCCTGA
- the ectA gene encoding diaminobutyrate acetyltransferase produces the protein MTAAPADFARARSEFITIDTPRVEDGAAIWRIARDSEVLDLNSSYSYLLWCRDFAATSVVARDETGEPVAFVTGYIRPDRPETLVVWQVAVDHGHRGIGLAAELLDSLTARVAAEQGLARVETTITPDNTASDRLFTSYALRHDAAVEREVLFDGGLFPEGTHLPEVLYRIGPFHV, from the coding sequence ATGACCGCCGCACCAGCAGATTTTGCACGTGCCCGAAGCGAATTCATCACCATCGACACCCCACGAGTGGAGGACGGGGCCGCGATCTGGCGCATCGCCCGCGACTCCGAGGTCCTGGACCTCAACTCCTCCTACAGCTACCTGCTGTGGTGCCGTGACTTCGCGGCGACCTCCGTGGTGGCCCGCGACGAGACCGGCGAGCCGGTCGCCTTCGTGACGGGATACATCCGGCCCGACCGCCCCGAGACGCTCGTCGTCTGGCAGGTGGCCGTCGACCACGGCCATCGCGGCATCGGACTGGCCGCCGAGCTGCTGGACTCGCTGACCGCGCGGGTCGCCGCGGAGCAGGGCCTGGCCCGGGTCGAGACGACCATCACCCCGGACAACACGGCTTCCGACCGGCTGTTCACCTCCTACGCGCTCCGCCATGACGCGGCCGTGGAGCGCGAAGTGCTCTTCGACGGCGGGTTGTTCCCCGAGGGAACACATCTGCCGGAAGTGCTCTACCGCATCGGCCCGTTCCACGTCTGA
- a CDS encoding alanine--glyoxylate aminotransferase family protein, giving the protein MTHPFLDLAPLTAAHFAAVERRVAGLLATEQDVVIMQGEALLPLEGCIRGGARPGSTALNVVTGPYGQTFGNWLRDCGANVIDLAVPFHTAVTADQVAQALAAHPEIDFVSLVHAEAATGNTNPVAEIGEVVRAHGALFMLDAVASVGAEPLLPDVWGVDLCVIGAQKAMGGPAGVSAVSVSGRAWERIAANPEAPRHSYLSLLDWKERWIDGGRKALLHAPAQLEMLALEACLERIEAEGLEALMARHAAAAAATRAGAVALGGGLAPYVHQAKDAAPVATTLRAPAGVDAAGLVAKALATDPSLPLIAGGGALSKEMIRVNHYGVDATRGVVQSSIAALGSALADEGRQVDFEAARKAVSETWPSE; this is encoded by the coding sequence GTGACGCACCCCTTCCTCGACCTCGCCCCGCTCACCGCAGCGCACTTCGCCGCCGTCGAGCGGCGGGTGGCCGGTCTCCTCGCCACCGAGCAGGACGTCGTCATCATGCAGGGCGAGGCACTGCTTCCTCTCGAAGGCTGCATCCGGGGAGGCGCCCGGCCCGGTTCGACCGCACTGAACGTGGTCACGGGACCGTACGGACAGACCTTCGGGAACTGGCTGCGGGACTGCGGTGCCAATGTGATCGACCTGGCGGTGCCGTTCCACACGGCGGTCACCGCCGACCAGGTCGCGCAGGCGCTCGCCGCGCACCCGGAGATCGATTTCGTCTCGCTGGTCCACGCGGAGGCGGCGACCGGAAACACCAACCCGGTCGCCGAGATCGGTGAGGTCGTCCGGGCGCACGGTGCGCTCTTCATGCTGGACGCCGTCGCGTCCGTGGGGGCCGAGCCGCTGCTGCCGGACGTGTGGGGCGTCGACCTGTGCGTGATCGGCGCGCAGAAGGCGATGGGCGGCCCGGCCGGGGTGTCGGCGGTGTCGGTGAGCGGGCGCGCCTGGGAGCGGATCGCCGCCAACCCCGAGGCCCCCCGCCACTCGTACCTCTCCCTCCTGGACTGGAAGGAGCGCTGGATCGACGGTGGCCGCAAGGCGCTCCTGCACGCCCCCGCGCAACTGGAGATGCTGGCGCTCGAGGCCTGCCTGGAGCGGATCGAGGCGGAGGGCCTGGAGGCGCTGATGGCCCGGCACGCAGCGGCCGCGGCGGCCACGCGGGCGGGCGCGGTGGCGCTCGGCGGCGGTCTGGCGCCGTATGTGCACCAGGCGAAGGATGCGGCGCCGGTCGCGACGACGCTGCGCGCCCCGGCCGGAGTCGACGCCGCCGGGCTGGTCGCCAAGGCGCTCGCGACCGACCCCTCGCTGCCGCTGATCGCGGGCGGCGGGGCCCTGTCCAAGGAGATGATCCGGGTCAATCACTACGGTGTGGATGCGACGCGGGGCGTTGTGCAGTCCTCGATCGCGGCTCTGGGGTCGGCGCTGGCCGATGAGGGCCGGCAGGTCGACTTCGAAGCTGCCCGCAAGGCCGTTTCGGAAACCTGGCCGAGCGAATAA
- a CDS encoding amidohydrolase family protein — MSDHKAQPVLHVKGRVLVGPDDVRDELWAVGGRISYERPSDADAAETVTGWVLPGLVDAHCHVGLDHHGPVDAATSEKQALTDREAGTLLIRDAGSPSDTRWIDDREDLPKIVRAGRHIARTRRYIRNYAHEIEPGDLVAYVAQEARRGDGWVKLVGDWIDRDAGDLTACWPRGEVEEAIAEAHRLGARVTAHCFAEAALVDLVEAGIDCIEHATGLTEDTIPLFAERGVAIVPTLVNIATFPDLAAGGEAKFPRWSAHMRQLYERRYDTVRAAYDAGVPVYVGTDAGGSLAHGLVADEVAELVKAGIPAREALSATAWGARAWLGRPGLEEGAPADLVVYDEDPRVDVRVLAAPRQVVLNGRVIG, encoded by the coding sequence ATGAGTGATCACAAGGCGCAGCCGGTGCTGCACGTGAAGGGGCGGGTGCTCGTCGGTCCCGACGACGTCAGGGACGAGCTGTGGGCGGTCGGCGGGCGGATCTCGTACGAGCGGCCGTCGGACGCGGACGCGGCGGAGACCGTCACCGGCTGGGTGCTGCCGGGTCTCGTCGACGCCCACTGCCATGTGGGGCTCGATCACCACGGTCCGGTCGACGCCGCCACGAGCGAGAAGCAGGCGCTCACCGACCGGGAGGCTGGCACGCTGCTCATCCGGGACGCCGGATCGCCCTCCGACACCCGGTGGATCGACGACCGGGAGGACCTTCCCAAGATCGTCCGGGCCGGCCGCCATATCGCCAGGACCCGCAGGTACATCCGGAACTACGCCCATGAGATCGAACCCGGCGATCTCGTCGCGTACGTCGCGCAGGAGGCGCGGCGCGGCGACGGCTGGGTCAAGCTGGTCGGCGACTGGATCGACCGGGACGCCGGTGACCTGACCGCCTGCTGGCCGCGCGGCGAGGTCGAGGAGGCCATCGCCGAGGCGCACCGGCTCGGCGCGCGGGTCACCGCGCACTGCTTCGCCGAGGCCGCTCTCGTCGATCTCGTCGAGGCCGGGATCGACTGCATCGAGCACGCCACGGGCCTGACCGAGGACACCATTCCGCTCTTCGCCGAGCGCGGCGTCGCGATCGTCCCGACGCTGGTCAACATCGCCACGTTCCCGGACCTGGCGGCGGGCGGCGAAGCCAAGTTCCCGCGCTGGTCGGCACATATGCGGCAGTTGTACGAGCGTCGTTACGACACCGTGCGCGCGGCGTACGACGCGGGGGTGCCGGTCTACGTCGGCACCGACGCGGGGGGCTCGCTGGCCCATGGGCTGGTGGCGGACGAGGTCGCCGAACTGGTCAAGGCCGGGATCCCGGCGCGCGAGGCGCTGTCCGCCACGGCCTGGGGCGCGCGTGCCTGGCTGGGGCGGCCGGGGCTCGAGGAGGGCGCCCCGGCGGACCTGGTGGTGTACGACGAGGACCCGCGGGTGGACGTACGGGTGCTGGCGGCGCCGCGCCAGGTGGTGCTGAACGGGCGCGTGATCGGCTGA
- a CDS encoding SCO1860 family LAETG-anchored protein has protein sequence MNSNTFRLAALAVAAAPVALLVAAPAHATGATTTTGGGKASAVVLRTALDVSLLSKTVDVPLKTTLNEVHAPASAEETALRVRLDGVNHGRPFSVLRADVATANATVDQHRAEGYSNLAKARVHLPGLPLLSLIEVEKVTSKAVCEVGRKPVAESNVLGHVSVLGKRVTLTSGGTTRVHVPGVGEVRLDLSKTRTTSRTAAATALRLEVSVNPLKLNVADVKGEVTLAEATCETPKGPRPTKPAGGSDGGTTGGDNGDGGTTGGDNGDGGTTGGDNGDDGTDVKPQTGTGHAPAAVDTSLAETGGSSTTPYIAGGAALLLALGAGAMVVARRRGTED, from the coding sequence TTGAACAGCAACACCTTCCGCCTGGCCGCCCTGGCGGTCGCCGCCGCTCCCGTCGCTCTGCTGGTCGCCGCCCCGGCGCACGCCACCGGAGCCACCACGACCACCGGTGGCGGGAAGGCGAGCGCGGTCGTGCTCCGTACCGCACTCGATGTATCGCTCCTGAGCAAGACCGTCGATGTGCCGCTCAAGACCACGCTGAACGAGGTGCACGCCCCGGCGAGTGCCGAGGAGACCGCGCTCCGCGTGCGGCTCGACGGCGTGAATCACGGGCGCCCGTTCAGCGTGCTCCGCGCCGACGTGGCCACGGCGAACGCGACGGTCGACCAGCATCGGGCGGAGGGTTACAGCAACCTGGCGAAGGCCCGTGTCCATCTGCCCGGACTGCCGCTGCTCTCGCTCATCGAGGTCGAGAAGGTCACCTCGAAGGCGGTCTGCGAGGTGGGCCGCAAGCCCGTCGCCGAATCCAATGTGCTGGGCCATGTCTCGGTCCTCGGCAAGCGGGTCACGCTCACCTCCGGCGGCACCACGCGGGTCCACGTTCCGGGTGTGGGCGAGGTGAGGCTCGACCTGTCGAAGACGCGGACCACGTCGCGTACCGCGGCGGCCACCGCGCTGCGCCTGGAGGTGTCGGTCAACCCGCTCAAGCTGAACGTCGCCGACGTCAAGGGGGAGGTCACGCTCGCCGAGGCGACCTGCGAGACCCCGAAGGGTCCCAGGCCCACGAAGCCGGCGGGCGGCAGCGACGGCGGCACCACGGGCGGTGACAACGGTGACGGCGGCACCACCGGTGGCGACAACGGTGACGGCGGCACCACCGGCGGTGACAACGGTGACGACGGCACCGATGTGAAGCCCCAGACCGGGACCGGACACGCCCCGGCGGCCGTCGACACAAGTCTCGCGGAGACCGGCGGCAGCTCCACGACGCCCTACATCGCAGGCGGCGCGGCCCTGCTGCTGGCGCTGGGCGCGGGCGCCATGGTCGTGGCCCGCAGGCGCGGCACCGAGGACTGA
- a CDS encoding cobyrinate a,c-diamide synthase: MVTIPRLVIAAPASGSGKTTVATGLMAAFTRRGLAVSPHKVGPDYIDPGYHSLATGRAGRNLDAYMCGPELVAPLFAHGARGCDLAIVEGVMGLYDGASGKGELASTAHVAKLLQAPVVLVVDASSQSRSVAALVHGFASWDPEVRISGVILNKVGTDRHEMLLRDALGESGVPVMGVLRRAEQVATPSRHLGLVPVAERRGDAVAAVAAMGAQVSDGCDLDALMALARSAPRSPAGSGAWDPVAAVRGAVGGGGGCDAAVPLPGPARNLGSGARTPDGPEGGGPDGSGRGRPVVAVAGGPAFTFSYAEHGELLAAAGAEVVTFDPLRDVALPEGTRGLVIGGGFPEVYAPELSANEPLRKAVADLAAAGAPVAAECAGLLYLSRSLDGLPMCGVLDAEGRMSKRLTLGYREAVAITDSALAAVGTRLRGHEFHRTVLEPGAGSAPAWGMHLPERRVEGFVQQGVHASYLHTHWASAPGIARRFVERAAR, from the coding sequence GTGGTGACGATTCCGCGACTGGTGATTGCCGCGCCGGCCTCCGGCAGCGGCAAGACCACCGTGGCGACCGGTCTGATGGCGGCGTTCACCCGGCGCGGTCTCGCCGTGTCGCCGCACAAGGTCGGACCCGACTACATCGACCCCGGCTATCACTCGCTGGCCACCGGGCGGGCGGGGCGCAACCTCGACGCGTACATGTGCGGGCCGGAGCTGGTCGCTCCGTTGTTCGCGCACGGGGCGCGCGGGTGCGACCTGGCGATCGTCGAGGGAGTGATGGGACTGTACGACGGGGCCTCCGGGAAGGGCGAGTTGGCGTCGACCGCCCATGTCGCGAAGTTGCTGCAGGCGCCGGTGGTGCTGGTCGTGGACGCGTCGTCGCAGTCGCGGTCGGTCGCCGCGCTGGTGCACGGCTTCGCCTCGTGGGATCCGGAGGTACGGATCAGCGGGGTGATCCTCAACAAGGTCGGCACGGACCGGCACGAGATGCTGCTCCGGGATGCGCTGGGCGAGTCCGGTGTGCCGGTGATGGGGGTGCTGCGGCGGGCCGAGCAGGTGGCCACGCCCTCGCGGCATCTGGGACTGGTGCCGGTGGCCGAGCGGCGGGGCGACGCGGTGGCCGCGGTCGCGGCGATGGGCGCGCAGGTGAGCGACGGGTGTGATCTGGATGCGTTGATGGCGCTGGCGCGGTCCGCACCCCGGTCGCCCGCTGGCTCCGGGGCGTGGGATCCGGTGGCGGCCGTACGGGGTGCGGTGGGGGGCGGGGGCGGCTGCGACGCGGCTGTTCCTCTGCCCGGCCCCGCCCGGAACCTAGGCTCCGGTGCTCGGACGCCGGACGGGCCGGAGGGTGGTGGCCCGGACGGGTCCGGTCGTGGCCGGCCGGTCGTTGCCGTGGCCGGCGGGCCCGCGTTCACCTTCTCCTACGCGGAGCACGGCGAGCTCCTCGCCGCCGCCGGGGCGGAGGTCGTGACGTTCGATCCGCTGCGGGACGTGGCTCTGCCCGAGGGCACCCGGGGTCTCGTGATCGGCGGCGGGTTCCCGGAGGTGTACGCCCCCGAGCTGTCCGCCAACGAACCGCTCCGCAAGGCCGTTGCCGATCTCGCGGCTGCCGGGGCACCCGTCGCCGCCGAGTGTGCAGGGCTGCTCTATCTGTCGCGTTCGCTCGACGGACTGCCGATGTGCGGGGTGCTCGACGCCGAGGGCCGGATGTCGAAGCGGCTGACGCTCGGTTACCGGGAGGCCGTCGCGATCACCGACAGTGCGCTGGCCGCGGTCGGCACACGGCTGCGCGGGCACGAGTTCCACCGGACGGTGCTGGAGCCGGGTGCCGGTTCCGCGCCCGCATGGGGCATGCATCTGCCGGAGCGGCGTGTGGAGGGCTTCGTACAACAGGGCGTCCATGCCAGCTATCTGCATACGCACTGGGCGTCGGCGCCGGGCATCGCCCGGCGGTTCGTCGAGCGGGCCGCGCGATGA
- the cobO gene encoding cob(I)yrinic acid a,c-diamide adenosyltransferase, with product MPQGQPTTVPDDGLTTRQRRNRPLLFVHTGIGKGKSTAAFGLALRAWNQGWPIGVFQFVKSAKWKVGEENALKVLGASGEGGTVAWHKMGEGWSWVQRGLHGDNADNEEKAREGWEQVKRDLAAETYKLYVLDEFAYPMHWGWIDTDEVVEVMRNRPGTQHVVITGRNAPEKLVEAADLVTDMSKVKHPMDAGQKGQRGIEW from the coding sequence ATGCCGCAGGGACAGCCGACCACCGTGCCGGACGACGGACTGACGACTCGCCAGCGCCGCAACCGCCCGCTGCTCTTCGTCCACACCGGTATCGGCAAGGGCAAGTCGACGGCCGCGTTCGGACTCGCGCTGCGCGCCTGGAACCAGGGCTGGCCGATCGGGGTGTTCCAGTTCGTCAAGTCGGCGAAGTGGAAGGTCGGCGAGGAGAACGCGCTCAAGGTGCTCGGCGCGAGCGGTGAGGGCGGCACGGTCGCCTGGCACAAGATGGGCGAGGGCTGGTCGTGGGTGCAGCGCGGCCTGCACGGCGACAACGCGGACAACGAGGAGAAGGCCCGGGAGGGCTGGGAGCAGGTCAAGCGTGACCTGGCTGCCGAGACGTACAAGCTCTATGTCCTGGACGAGTTCGCGTACCCGATGCACTGGGGCTGGATCGACACCGACGAGGTGGTCGAGGTGATGCGCAACCGTCCCGGCACGCAGCATGTGGTGATCACCGGGCGCAATGCCCCGGAGAAGCTCGTCGAGGCCGCCGATCTGGTGACCGACATGTCGAAGGTGAAGCACCCGATGGACGCCGGTCAGAAGGGCCAGAGGGGCATCGAGTGGTGA
- a CDS encoding putative cobaltochelatase, producing the protein MSTPYPFTAIVGQDDLRLGLLLNAVSPAVGGVLVRGEKGTAKSTAVRALAALMPEVDVVSGCRFSCDPVSPDPACPDGPHEAGGGVSRAARTVELPVGASEDRLVGALDIERALAEGVKAFEPGLLADAHRGILYVDEVNLLHDHLVDLLLDAAAMGASYVEREGVSVRHAARFLLVGTMNPEEGELRPQLLDRFGLTVEVAASRETDQRVEVVRRRLAYDDDPAGFAARWADEEGALRERIVAARALLPQVALGDGALRQIAATCAAFEVDGMRADIVMARTATALAAWAGRTDVLAEDVRQAALLALPHRRRRNPFDAPGLDEEKLDDTLEQNSGEGDGGGDDPDPDGPGGGGQPPQGDGPDTPPQPEAGDGDTPGLPSQGRPAGGGEQQPVRAAEPFRTKMLSVPGIGEGAAGRRSRARTEHGRTTGARRPEGLLTKLHLTATVQAAAPHQHARGRIGRGLVVRRDDLRQATREGREGNLVLFVVDGSGSMAARQRMGAVKGAVLSLLLDAYQRRDKVGLITFRGKGAEVALPPTSSVDTAAARLETLPTGGRTPLAAGLLKAHDVLRVERLRDPSRRPLLVVVTDGRATGGPDPVALAARAARLHEAEGTASVVVDCESGVVRLGLAGRLARDLGGTAVTLDELRADSIAGLVRDVQGTQGINGSNRRAA; encoded by the coding sequence GTGAGTACCCCGTATCCCTTTACCGCCATCGTCGGGCAGGACGATCTGCGGCTCGGTTTGTTGCTGAACGCCGTATCGCCCGCTGTCGGTGGTGTGCTCGTGCGTGGGGAGAAGGGGACCGCCAAGTCCACCGCCGTGCGGGCGCTCGCCGCGCTCATGCCCGAGGTCGATGTCGTCTCCGGGTGCCGGTTCTCGTGCGACCCCGTGTCGCCCGATCCCGCGTGTCCCGACGGGCCTCACGAGGCCGGCGGCGGCGTGTCGCGGGCGGCCCGGACCGTGGAGCTGCCGGTGGGCGCGTCCGAGGACCGGCTCGTCGGGGCGCTCGACATCGAGCGGGCGCTCGCCGAAGGGGTCAAGGCGTTCGAGCCGGGGCTCCTCGCCGATGCACATCGCGGAATCCTGTACGTCGACGAGGTCAACCTGCTCCACGACCACCTGGTGGACCTGCTGCTGGATGCGGCGGCCATGGGCGCCTCGTACGTGGAGCGCGAAGGCGTCTCCGTACGGCATGCCGCGCGGTTCCTGCTCGTCGGGACGATGAACCCCGAAGAGGGCGAGCTGCGGCCGCAGTTGCTCGACCGGTTCGGACTGACCGTCGAGGTCGCGGCGTCGCGCGAGACCGACCAGCGCGTCGAGGTGGTGCGGCGGCGGCTCGCGTACGACGACGATCCCGCCGGGTTCGCCGCCCGGTGGGCCGATGAGGAAGGTGCGTTGCGGGAGCGGATCGTCGCCGCGCGGGCGCTGCTTCCTCAGGTGGCGCTGGGGGACGGTGCCCTGCGTCAGATCGCCGCCACCTGTGCGGCCTTCGAGGTCGACGGGATGCGCGCCGACATCGTGATGGCCCGTACCGCGACCGCACTGGCCGCGTGGGCGGGGCGTACCGACGTGCTCGCCGAGGACGTCCGGCAGGCAGCGCTCCTCGCGCTCCCGCACCGGCGCCGCCGCAACCCGTTCGACGCGCCCGGTCTCGACGAGGAGAAGCTCGACGACACGCTGGAGCAGAACAGCGGTGAAGGGGACGGCGGCGGGGACGACCCCGATCCGGACGGGCCGGGTGGGGGTGGGCAGCCGCCGCAGGGGGACGGGCCCGACACGCCGCCGCAGCCCGAGGCGGGCGACGGCGACACGCCCGGACTCCCTTCGCAGGGCCGCCCGGCCGGGGGCGGTGAGCAGCAGCCCGTACGGGCTGCCGAGCCGTTCCGGACGAAGATGCTCAGCGTGCCGGGGATCGGCGAAGGTGCGGCGGGGCGGCGGTCCCGGGCGCGTACCGAACACGGTCGCACGACCGGTGCGCGGCGGCCCGAGGGGCTGCTGACCAAGCTGCATCTGACGGCGACCGTGCAGGCCGCCGCCCCGCACCAGCACGCGCGCGGACGCATCGGGCGCGGCCTCGTGGTGCGGCGCGATGATCTGCGGCAGGCCACCAGGGAGGGGCGCGAGGGGAACCTGGTGCTCTTCGTCGTGGACGGATCCGGGTCGATGGCCGCCCGGCAGCGCATGGGCGCCGTGAAGGGCGCGGTGCTGTCGCTGCTGCTGGACGCGTACCAGCGGCGGGACAAGGTCGGTCTGATCACCTTCCGGGGCAAGGGCGCCGAAGTGGCGCTGCCGCCGACGTCGTCCGTGGACACGGCCGCCGCACGCCTGGAGACGCTGCCGACCGGTGGACGTACCCCCCTCGCGGCCGGGCTGCTGAAGGCCCACGACGTGCTGCGGGTGGAGCGGCTGCGCGATCCGTCGCGGCGGCCGCTGCTGGTCGTGGTGACGGACGGGCGGGCGACCGGTGGCCCGGACCCGGTGGCGCTGGCCGCGCGGGCCGCGCGGCTGCACGAGGCCGAGGGCACGGCGTCCGTCGTCGTGGACTGCGAGTCGGGGGTCGTGCGGCTCGGGCTGGCCGGCCGGTTGGCCCGCGATCTCGGCGGCACCGCCGTCACGCTCGACGAGTTGCGGGCCGACTCGATCGCCGGACTCGTCAGGGACGTCCAGGGAACCCAGGGAATCAACGGATCCAACAGGAGGGCAGCTTGA